One part of the Drosophila teissieri strain GT53w chromosome 3R, Prin_Dtei_1.1, whole genome shotgun sequence genome encodes these proteins:
- the LOC122621430 gene encoding bifunctional glutamate/proline--tRNA ligase isoform X1: MSIKLKANLNNPPISGLATAHLINSTVPVEIVWSKEETSLQFPDNRLLVCHSNNDVLRALARAAPDYKLYGETAIERTQIDHWLSFSLTCEDDISWALSFLDKSIAPVTYLVANKLTIADFALFNEMHSRYEFLAAKGIPQHVQRWYDLITAQPLIQKVLQSLPADAKVKRSPQSSKEQTPAKTGERKQEGKFVDLPGAEMGKVVVRFPPEASGYLHIGHAKAALLNQYYALAFQGTLIMRFDDTNPAKETVEFENVILGDLEQLQIKPDLFTHTSNYFDLMLDYCVQLIKESKAYVDDTPPEQMKLEREQRVESANRSNSVEKNLSLWEEMVKGSEKGQKYCVRAKIDMSSPNGCLRDPTIYRCKNEPHPRTGTKYKVYPTYDFACPIVDAIENVTHTLRTTEYHDRDDQFYWFIDALKLRKPYIWSYSRLNMTNTVLSKRKLTWFVDSGLVDGWDDPRFPTVRGIIRRGMTVEGLKEFIIAQGSSKSVVFMNWDKIWAFNKKVIDPIAPRYTALEKEKRIVVNVAGAKVERIQVSVHPKDESLGKKTVLLGPRIYIDYVDAEALKEGENATFINWGNILIKKVNKDASGNITSVDAALNLENKDFKKTLKLTWLAVEDDASAYPPTYCVYFENIISKAVLGKDEDFKQFIGHKTRDEVAMLGDPELKKCKKGDIIQLQRRGFFKVDVAYAPPSGYTNVPSPIVLFFIPDGHTKDAPTSGLKVNAPEAKTTKKASSPVSSSGQASELDSQITQQGDLVRDLKSKKAAKDQIDVAVKKLLALKADYKSATGKDWKPGQTPAPSASVPAASSSPANDAASVNASIVKQGDLVRDLKGKKAGKPEIDAAVKTLLELKAQYKTLTGQDWKPGTVPPTAAPSATPAPSAAANDSVAQILSQIAAQGDKVRELKSAKADKATVDAAVKTLLSLKADYKTATGSDWKPGTTAPAPAAAAVKVKQEKNPEPASGLAVNTLLDKIAQQGDKIRQLKTAKSEKSLVEAEVKLLLALKTDYKSLTGQEWKPGTVAPAPTTVAVVDLTGGDSGSDVGSVLNKIQAQGDKIRKLKSEKAAKNVIDPEVKALLALKAEYKTLSGKDWTPDAKAEPAVVKKEASPVSMASPAKDELTQEINAQGEKVRAAKGNKAAKEVIDAEVAKLLALKAKYKEVTGTDFPVAGRGGGGGGGSAKKAPKEAQPKPAKPVKKEPAADASGAVKKQTRLGLEATKEDNLPDWYSQVITKGEMIEYYDVSGCYILRHWSFAIWKAIKTWFDAEITRMGVKECYFPIFVSKAVLEKEKTHIADFAPEVAWVTKSGDSDLAEPIAVRPTSETVMYPAYAKWVQSYRDLPIRLNQWNNVVRWEFKQPTPFLRTREFLWQEGHTAFADKEEAAKEVLDILDLYALVYTHLLAIPVVKGRKTEKEKFAGGDYTTTVEAFISASGRAIQGATSHHLGQNFSKMFEIVYEDPETQQKKYVYQNSWGLTTRTIGVMIMVHADNQGLVLPPHVACIQAIVVPCGITVNTKDDERAQLLDACKALEKRLVGGGVRCEGDYRDNYSPGWKFNHWELKGVPLRLEVGPKDLKAQQLVAVRRDTGEKITIPLADVEKKIPALLETIHESMLKKADEDLTSHTKKVTNWTDFCGFLEQKNLLLAPFCGEIPCEDKIKADSARGEEAEPGAPAMGAKSLCIPFDQPAPIAASDKCINPNCTNKPKFYTLFGRSY; this comes from the exons ATGTCAATAAAGCTCAAAGCTAACCTCAACAATCCGCCCATAA GTGGCCTGGCGACGGCGCATCTAATCAATAGCACGGTGCCCGTGGAGATAGTGTGGAGCAAGGAGGAAACTTCGCTTCAATTCCCGGATAATCGCCTCTTGGTGTGCCACTCCAACAACGATGTGCTCCGCGCCCTCGCTCGCGCTGCTCCGGACTACAAGCTGTACGGAGAAACGGCCATCGAACGGACACAGATTGATCACTGGCTGTCTTTCTCACTGACCTGCGAGGATGACATATCCTGGGCTCTCTCCTTCCTGGACAAGTCCATTGCCCCGGTGACCTACCTGGTGGCCAACAAGCTGACAATCGCCGACTTTGCACTGTTTAACGAGATGCACTCGCGCTATGAGTTCCTCGCCGCCAAAGGCATTCCTCAGCACGTGCAGCGTTGGTATGACCTCATCACCGCCCAGCCGTTGATCCAGAAGGTGCTGCAGTCCCTGCCAGCTGATGCAAAGGTTAAGAGAAGTCCACAGTCTTCCAAGGAGCAGACACCAGCCAAAACGGGCGAGCGCAAACAGGAGGGCAAGTTCGTGGACCTGCCGGGTGCCGAGATGGGCAAGGTGGTTGTGCGCTTCCCGCCAGAGGCCTCTGGCTATCTGCACATTGGTCATGCCAAGGCGGCGCTGCTGAATCAGTACTACGCTCTGGCGTTCCAAGGAACACTGATCATGCGATTTGATGACACGAATCCTGCCAAGGAGACGGTCGAGTTTGAAAATGTCATTCTCGGCGATCTCGAGCAGCTGCAGATCAAGCCCGACCTATTTACGCACACCTCAAACTACTTCGACCTCATGCTCGACTACTGTGTCCAGCTGATCAAGGAGAGCAAGGCCTATGTGGATGATACCCCTCCGGAGCAAATGAAGCTGGAGCGCGAGCAACGCGTGGAGTCCGCAAATCGCTCTAACT ctGTCGAGAAGAATCTTTCGCTGTGGGAGGAGATGGTTAAGGGCTCGGAGAAGGGTCAAAAGTACTGCGTGCGCGCAAAGATCGACATGAGCTCCCCCAACGGATGTTTGCGCGATCCCACAATCTATCGCTGCAAGAACGAACCACATCCTCGTACGGGAACCAAATACAA GGTGTACCCCACCTATGACTTTGCCTGCCCTATTGTGGACGCCATCGAGAATGTGACCCACACCCTGCGCACCACTGAGTACCATGACCGAGATGATCAGTTCTACTGGTTCATTGATGCCCTAAAGCTGAGAAAACCGTACATCTGGTCATACAGTCGATTGAACATGACCAACACTGTGTTGTCCAAAAGGAAACTTACCTGGTTTGTGGATTCAGGTCTGGTTGATGGCTGGGATGATCCTCGATTCCCAACGGTGCGTGGTATCATCCGTCGCGGCATGACTGTGGAGGGTTTAAAGGAGTTCATCATTGCCCAAGGCAGCAGTAAATCCGTAGTGTTCATGAACTGGGATAAGATCTGGGCCTTCAACAAGAAGGTCATCGATCCGATTGCTCCTCGTTACACAGCTTTGGAGAAGGAGAAGCGCATTGTTGTTAATGTGGCTGGCGCTAAGGTGGAAAGGATCCAGGTGTCCGTGCATCCCAAGGATGAATCACTGGGCAAGAAGACCGTCCTGTTGGGTCCCCGCATCTACATCGACTACGTTGATGCCGAAGCCTTGAAGGAGGGTGAAAATGCCACTTTCATTAACTGGGGCAACATCCTCATCAAGAAGGTTAACAAGGATGCATCTGGAAACATAACTTCCGTTGATGCTGCCCTCAATTTGGAGAACAAGGACTTCAAAAAGACTCTTAAACTCACGTGGTTGGCTGTGGAAGATGATGCCAGTGCCTATCCACCCACTTACTGCGTTTACTTTGAGAATATCATCAGCAAAGCTGTTCTGGGCAAGGACGAGGACTTTAAGCAGTTTATTGGCCACAAGACCCGTGACGAGGTTGCCATGCTGGGCGATCCTGAACTGAAGAAGTGCAAGAAGGGCGACATCATCCAGTTACAGAGGCGTGGCTTCTTTAAGGTTGACGTCGCCTATGCTCCGCCCAGTGGATACACCAATGTTCCTTCTCCTATTGTTTTGTTCTTTATACCTGATGGACACACGAAGGATGCGCCAACTTCCGGCCTAAAAGTGAATGCTCCGGAAGCCAAAACGACG AAAAAGGCATCCTCACCTGTGAGTTCTTCCGGCCAAGCTTCCGAATTGGACAGTCAAATTACCCAGCAAGGCGATCTGGTCCGAGATCTGAAATCCAAGAAAGCTGCCAAGGATCAAATCGATGTTGCTGTGAAGAAGCTGCTCGCCCTGAAAGCGGATTACAAGTCAGCTACTGGAAAGGATTGGAAACCAGGACAAACTCCTGCCCCTTCTGCATCTGTACCTGCCGCCAGCTCATCCCCTGCCAACGACGCCGCTTCCGTTAATGCCAGCATTGTCAAACAAGGCGATTTGGTCAGAGATCTGAAGGGAAAAAAGGCTGGCAAACCAGAGATTGACGCTGCTGTTAAAACTCTTCTTGAACTCAAGGCTCAGTACAAGACTCTCACCGGTCAGGATTGGAAGCCAGGCACTGTACCACCAACTGCCGCTCCATCTGCAACTCCTGCTCCATCTGCCGCTGCCAACGATTCGGTGGCCCAAATTCTTAGCCAAATCGCTGCCCAGGGTGACAAAGTTCGGGAACTGAAGTCAGCTAAAGCCGATAAGGCCACCGTTGATGCTGCAGTAAAGACGCTGCTTAGCTTGAAGGCTGACTACAAAACGGCCACCGGCAGTGACTGGAAGCCAGGTACCACAGCTCCGGCGCCCGCAGCAGCCGCTGTAAAAGTCAAACAGGAGAAGAATCCGGAGCCAGCTTCTGGCCTTGCTGTAAACACACTGCTTGACAAGATCGCGCAGCAGGGTGACAAAATCCGTCAATTGAAAACGGCGAAATCGGAGAAATCCCTTGTGGAAGCTGAGGTTAAACTTTTGCTGGCTCTAAAAACGGACTACAAATCCCTAACGGGTCAAGAGTGGAAACCAGGCACTGTGGCACCCGCTCCCACAACTGTAGCCGTTGTAGATCTTACTGGTGGAGATTCCGGCAGTGACGTTGGCAGTGTCTTGAACAAGATTCAGGCACAAGGCGATAAGATCAGGAAACTAAAGTCAGAGAAGGCAGCCAAGAACGTAATCGATCCTGAGGTTAAGGCTCTGCTGGCTCTTAAAGCTGAATATAAGACGCTGAGCGGTAAGGATTGGACACCAGACGCTAAGGCTGAACCAGCTGTAGTTAAAAAAGAAGCTAGTCCCGTCTCGATGGCATCGCCGGCGAAGGATGAACTCACCCAGGAGATTAATGCTCAGGGGGAGAAGGTACGCGCCGCGAAGGGTAACAAGGCAGCCAAGGAGGTGATCGATGCTGAAGTGGCCAAGTTGCTGGCACTCAAGGCCAAGTACAAGGAGGTTACGGGCACCGATTTCCCTGTTGCAGGTcgcggaggcggcggcggaggaggttCAGCCAAGAAAGCGCCAAAGGAGGCGCAACCAAAGCCAGCCAAGCCAGTGAAGAAGGAACCTGCTGCCGATGCGTCCGGAGCTGTGAAGAAGCAAACCCGCCTGGGTCTGGAGGCTACCAAGGAGGATAACTTGCCCGACTGGTACTCGCAAGTTATCACCAAGGGTGAGATGATCGAATATTACGACGTTTCTGGATGCTACATTCTGCGTCACTGGTCCTTCGCCATTTGGAAAGCCATTAAGACTTGGTTTGATGCTGAGATTACACGCATGGGCGTCAAGGAGTGCTACTTCCCCATCTTCGTTTCTAAAGCGGTGCTGGAAAAGGAGAAGACGCACATCGCGGACTTCGCGCCGGAGGTGGCCTGGGTCACCAAGTCCGGTGACTCTGATTTGGCCGAGCCAATCGCAGTGCGTCCTACCTCCGAGACCGTCATGTACCCCGCCTACGCAAAATGGGTACAGTCCTACAGGGATCTGCCGATTCGTCTCAATCAGTGGAATAACGTTGTC CGCTGGGAATTCAAGCAGCCAACTCCTTTCCTACGCACCCGCGAGTTCCTGTGGCAGGAGGGTCACACCGCTTTCGCCGACAAGGAAGAAGCGGCCAAGGAAGTGCTAGACATCCTCGATCTTTATGCCCTGGTGTACACCCATCTGCTGGCCATTCCTGTAGTCAAGGGCCGCAAGACTGAGAAGGAGAAGTTCGCGGGTGGTGACTACACCACCACCGTGGAGGCATTCATCTCGGCTTCAGGTCGTGCCATTCAAGGAGCTACCAGCCACCATTTGGGTCAGAATTTCTCAAAGATGTTCGAAATCGTGTACGAGGACCCTGAAACGCAGCAGAAGAAGTACGTTTACCAGAACTCCTGGGGCCTAACTACTCGCACGATTGGAGTGATGATCATGGTGCATGCGGATAACCAGGGCCTTGTGTTGCCCCCACATGTTGCCTGCATTCAGGCCATTGTGGTGCCCTGCGGCATCACCGTTAACACCAAGGATGACGAGCGGGCGCAGCTGCTGGATGCTTGCAAGGCCCTTGAGAAGCGCCTTGTGGGCGGTGGAGTTCGTTGCGAGGGTGACTATCGGGACAACTACTCGCCCGGCTGGAAGTTTAATCACTGGGAACTGAAGGGCGTGCCGCTGCGCTTGGAAGTGGGTCCCAAGGACCTGAAGGCCCAACAACTGGTGGCCGTGCGTCGCGACACTGGCGAGAAGATCACCATACCGCTGGCCGATGTGGAGAAGAAGATCCCCGCGCTGCTCGAAACCATTCACGAGAGCATGCTTAAAAAGGCAGATGAGGATCTGACCAGTCACACGAAAAAGGTGACCAACTGGACGGACTTCTGTGGTTTCCTAGAACAGAAAAATCTCCTTCTGGCTCCCTTCTGCGGCGAGATCCCCTGCGAGGACAAGATCAAGGCGGACAGCGCCCGCGGTGAAGAGGCCGAGCCAGGAGCTCCGGCCATGGGTGCCAAGTCGCTGTGTATTCCCTTCGATCAACCAGCTCCCATTGCGGCTAGCGATAAGTGCATCAACCCCAACTGCACCAACAAGCCCAAGTTCTACACGCTCTTCGGACGAAGCTACTAG
- the LOC122621430 gene encoding bifunctional glutamate/proline--tRNA ligase isoform X2, producing MLNYLACGALSSTSKKASSPVSSSGQASELDSQITQQGDLVRDLKSKKAAKDQIDVAVKKLLALKADYKSATGKDWKPGQTPAPSASVPAASSSPANDAASVNASIVKQGDLVRDLKGKKAGKPEIDAAVKTLLELKAQYKTLTGQDWKPGTVPPTAAPSATPAPSAAANDSVAQILSQIAAQGDKVRELKSAKADKATVDAAVKTLLSLKADYKTATGSDWKPGTTAPAPAAAAVKVKQEKNPEPASGLAVNTLLDKIAQQGDKIRQLKTAKSEKSLVEAEVKLLLALKTDYKSLTGQEWKPGTVAPAPTTVAVVDLTGGDSGSDVGSVLNKIQAQGDKIRKLKSEKAAKNVIDPEVKALLALKAEYKTLSGKDWTPDAKAEPAVVKKEASPVSMASPAKDELTQEINAQGEKVRAAKGNKAAKEVIDAEVAKLLALKAKYKEVTGTDFPVAGRGGGGGGGSAKKAPKEAQPKPAKPVKKEPAADASGAVKKQTRLGLEATKEDNLPDWYSQVITKGEMIEYYDVSGCYILRHWSFAIWKAIKTWFDAEITRMGVKECYFPIFVSKAVLEKEKTHIADFAPEVAWVTKSGDSDLAEPIAVRPTSETVMYPAYAKWVQSYRDLPIRLNQWNNVVRWEFKQPTPFLRTREFLWQEGHTAFADKEEAAKEVLDILDLYALVYTHLLAIPVVKGRKTEKEKFAGGDYTTTVEAFISASGRAIQGATSHHLGQNFSKMFEIVYEDPETQQKKYVYQNSWGLTTRTIGVMIMVHADNQGLVLPPHVACIQAIVVPCGITVNTKDDERAQLLDACKALEKRLVGGGVRCEGDYRDNYSPGWKFNHWELKGVPLRLEVGPKDLKAQQLVAVRRDTGEKITIPLADVEKKIPALLETIHESMLKKADEDLTSHTKKVTNWTDFCGFLEQKNLLLAPFCGEIPCEDKIKADSARGEEAEPGAPAMGAKSLCIPFDQPAPIAASDKCINPNCTNKPKFYTLFGRSY from the exons ATGCTGAACTACCTGGCGTGTGGAGCGTTATCGTCAACCTCA AAAAAGGCATCCTCACCTGTGAGTTCTTCCGGCCAAGCTTCCGAATTGGACAGTCAAATTACCCAGCAAGGCGATCTGGTCCGAGATCTGAAATCCAAGAAAGCTGCCAAGGATCAAATCGATGTTGCTGTGAAGAAGCTGCTCGCCCTGAAAGCGGATTACAAGTCAGCTACTGGAAAGGATTGGAAACCAGGACAAACTCCTGCCCCTTCTGCATCTGTACCTGCCGCCAGCTCATCCCCTGCCAACGACGCCGCTTCCGTTAATGCCAGCATTGTCAAACAAGGCGATTTGGTCAGAGATCTGAAGGGAAAAAAGGCTGGCAAACCAGAGATTGACGCTGCTGTTAAAACTCTTCTTGAACTCAAGGCTCAGTACAAGACTCTCACCGGTCAGGATTGGAAGCCAGGCACTGTACCACCAACTGCCGCTCCATCTGCAACTCCTGCTCCATCTGCCGCTGCCAACGATTCGGTGGCCCAAATTCTTAGCCAAATCGCTGCCCAGGGTGACAAAGTTCGGGAACTGAAGTCAGCTAAAGCCGATAAGGCCACCGTTGATGCTGCAGTAAAGACGCTGCTTAGCTTGAAGGCTGACTACAAAACGGCCACCGGCAGTGACTGGAAGCCAGGTACCACAGCTCCGGCGCCCGCAGCAGCCGCTGTAAAAGTCAAACAGGAGAAGAATCCGGAGCCAGCTTCTGGCCTTGCTGTAAACACACTGCTTGACAAGATCGCGCAGCAGGGTGACAAAATCCGTCAATTGAAAACGGCGAAATCGGAGAAATCCCTTGTGGAAGCTGAGGTTAAACTTTTGCTGGCTCTAAAAACGGACTACAAATCCCTAACGGGTCAAGAGTGGAAACCAGGCACTGTGGCACCCGCTCCCACAACTGTAGCCGTTGTAGATCTTACTGGTGGAGATTCCGGCAGTGACGTTGGCAGTGTCTTGAACAAGATTCAGGCACAAGGCGATAAGATCAGGAAACTAAAGTCAGAGAAGGCAGCCAAGAACGTAATCGATCCTGAGGTTAAGGCTCTGCTGGCTCTTAAAGCTGAATATAAGACGCTGAGCGGTAAGGATTGGACACCAGACGCTAAGGCTGAACCAGCTGTAGTTAAAAAAGAAGCTAGTCCCGTCTCGATGGCATCGCCGGCGAAGGATGAACTCACCCAGGAGATTAATGCTCAGGGGGAGAAGGTACGCGCCGCGAAGGGTAACAAGGCAGCCAAGGAGGTGATCGATGCTGAAGTGGCCAAGTTGCTGGCACTCAAGGCCAAGTACAAGGAGGTTACGGGCACCGATTTCCCTGTTGCAGGTcgcggaggcggcggcggaggaggttCAGCCAAGAAAGCGCCAAAGGAGGCGCAACCAAAGCCAGCCAAGCCAGTGAAGAAGGAACCTGCTGCCGATGCGTCCGGAGCTGTGAAGAAGCAAACCCGCCTGGGTCTGGAGGCTACCAAGGAGGATAACTTGCCCGACTGGTACTCGCAAGTTATCACCAAGGGTGAGATGATCGAATATTACGACGTTTCTGGATGCTACATTCTGCGTCACTGGTCCTTCGCCATTTGGAAAGCCATTAAGACTTGGTTTGATGCTGAGATTACACGCATGGGCGTCAAGGAGTGCTACTTCCCCATCTTCGTTTCTAAAGCGGTGCTGGAAAAGGAGAAGACGCACATCGCGGACTTCGCGCCGGAGGTGGCCTGGGTCACCAAGTCCGGTGACTCTGATTTGGCCGAGCCAATCGCAGTGCGTCCTACCTCCGAGACCGTCATGTACCCCGCCTACGCAAAATGGGTACAGTCCTACAGGGATCTGCCGATTCGTCTCAATCAGTGGAATAACGTTGTC CGCTGGGAATTCAAGCAGCCAACTCCTTTCCTACGCACCCGCGAGTTCCTGTGGCAGGAGGGTCACACCGCTTTCGCCGACAAGGAAGAAGCGGCCAAGGAAGTGCTAGACATCCTCGATCTTTATGCCCTGGTGTACACCCATCTGCTGGCCATTCCTGTAGTCAAGGGCCGCAAGACTGAGAAGGAGAAGTTCGCGGGTGGTGACTACACCACCACCGTGGAGGCATTCATCTCGGCTTCAGGTCGTGCCATTCAAGGAGCTACCAGCCACCATTTGGGTCAGAATTTCTCAAAGATGTTCGAAATCGTGTACGAGGACCCTGAAACGCAGCAGAAGAAGTACGTTTACCAGAACTCCTGGGGCCTAACTACTCGCACGATTGGAGTGATGATCATGGTGCATGCGGATAACCAGGGCCTTGTGTTGCCCCCACATGTTGCCTGCATTCAGGCCATTGTGGTGCCCTGCGGCATCACCGTTAACACCAAGGATGACGAGCGGGCGCAGCTGCTGGATGCTTGCAAGGCCCTTGAGAAGCGCCTTGTGGGCGGTGGAGTTCGTTGCGAGGGTGACTATCGGGACAACTACTCGCCCGGCTGGAAGTTTAATCACTGGGAACTGAAGGGCGTGCCGCTGCGCTTGGAAGTGGGTCCCAAGGACCTGAAGGCCCAACAACTGGTGGCCGTGCGTCGCGACACTGGCGAGAAGATCACCATACCGCTGGCCGATGTGGAGAAGAAGATCCCCGCGCTGCTCGAAACCATTCACGAGAGCATGCTTAAAAAGGCAGATGAGGATCTGACCAGTCACACGAAAAAGGTGACCAACTGGACGGACTTCTGTGGTTTCCTAGAACAGAAAAATCTCCTTCTGGCTCCCTTCTGCGGCGAGATCCCCTGCGAGGACAAGATCAAGGCGGACAGCGCCCGCGGTGAAGAGGCCGAGCCAGGAGCTCCGGCCATGGGTGCCAAGTCGCTGTGTATTCCCTTCGATCAACCAGCTCCCATTGCGGCTAGCGATAAGTGCATCAACCCCAACTGCACCAACAAGCCCAAGTTCTACACGCTCTTCGGACGAAGCTACTAG
- the LOC122622419 gene encoding putative fatty acyl-CoA reductase CG5065, giving the protein MDILRSDADCGESDIAKFYANKTILITGATGFMGKVLVEKLLRSCGDLNVIYLLIRTKKGVDPSVRKEQYFKCVIFSKLLEKNPGIVDKVRVVKGDLLEPDLGLSANDTNTLASNVEVVFHCAANVRFDQPLRPMVMMNVVGTLKVLRLAEKMSQLQALVHVSTSYCQCNESVLEERAYPAPQNPFSIIEMVETMDDAALAEITPKLLNGLPNTYAYSKALSEDLICRYNNKLPIIITRPSIVTAAIHEPLPGWIEGVNGPTGLMIGAARGVIRSMHCNPDYASTVIPVDKAINGMILCGYQRGKASQEKGNQQSGVEFCNLCISSKALMSWGDSIETGRRFFYETPLSFALWYPGGSIKKNYYHHLFCVIFFHYLPAYFIDFWLLVFGQKPFLLNVQRKVSTGLKLLQYYTTKEWEFRNERFQEMSSQLSLLDQDLFDTSVGQVNWETYISNYIIGMRTYILGESEATLPHARKVLRRLYILDWVSKVLFFTLSFWFLWTHLDGFVERGDAFIRSSLSTIYHERNSTLHV; this is encoded by the exons ATGGACATACTGAGGAGCGATGCCGACTGCGGCGAGTCCGATATTGCCAAGTTCTATGCAAACAAAACCATTCTTATTACGGGAGCCACCGGATTCATGGGCAAGGTGCTGGTGGAGAAACTACTACGCAGCTGTGGCGACCTGAACGTCATATATCTATTGATACGCACCAAAAAGGGAGTCGATCCCAGTGTGCGCAAGGAGCAGTACTTCAAGTGTGTG ATCTTTAGCAAGCTGCTGGAGAAGAATCCCGGCATCGTGGACAAGGTGCGCGTGGTAAAGGGCGATCTGCTGGAGCCGGACCTTGGCCTGAGCGCCAATGACACCAACACACTCGCCTCCAACGTCGAGGTGGTGTTCCACTGTGCGGCCAATGTGCGCTTCGACCAGCCGCTGCGTCCCATGGTCATGATGAACGTGGTGGGCACCCTGAAGGTCCTCCGCCTCGCCGAGAAGATGTCCCAGCTGCAGGCTCTGGTCCATGTGTCCACCTCCTACTGCCAGTGCAACGAGAGCGTTCTGGAGGAGCGTGCCTATCCCGCTCCGCAGAACCCCTTCTCCATCATCGAGATGGTGGAGACGATGGACGACGCCGCTCTGGCGGAGATCACACCCAA ATTACTAAACGGCTTGCCAAACACGTACGCTTACAGCAAGGCGCTGTCGGAAGATTTAATTTGCAGATACAACAATAAGCTGCCCATAATCATCACAAGGCCCTCGATCG TGACGGCGGCCATTCACGAGCCATTGCCGGGCTGGATCGAGGGCGTCAATGGACCCACTGGACTAATGATCGGCGCCGCCCGCGGAGTCATCCGATCGATGCACTGCAATCCGGACTACGCCTCCACGGTGATACCCGTGGACAAGGCCATCAACGGCATGATCCTGTGCGGCTATCAGCGCGGCAAGGCCAGCCAGGAGAAGGGTAACCAGCAGTCGGGTGTCGAGTTCTGCAATCTGTGCATCTCCAGCAAGGCGCTGATGTCCTGGGGCGACAGCATCGAGACGGGTCGTCGATTCTTCTACGAAACGCCGCTCAGCTTTGCGCTCTGGTATCCGGGTGGATCCATCAAAAAGAACTACTACCACCACCTCTTCTGCGTCATCTTCTTCCACTATCTGCCCGCCTACTTCATCGACTTTTGGCTGCTCGTCTTCGGTCAAAAGCCATT CTTGCTTAATGTCCAACGCAAAGTGTCCACGGGTctgaagctgctgcagtactACACAACGAAGGAGTGGGAGTTCCGAAACGAGCGCTTCCAGGAGATGAGCAGTCAGCTGAGCCTCCTGGATCAGGACCTCTTCGACACGTCGGTGGGTCAGGTCAACTGGGAGACCTACATCAGCAACTACATCATAGGCATGCGCACCTATATCCTGGGCGAGAGCGAGGCCACCTTGCCGCACGCCAGGAAGGTCCTGCGTCGCCTCTACATCCTCGACTGGGTCAGCAAGGTGCTGTTCTTCACCCTCAGCTTCTGGTTCCTGTGGACCCATCTGGATGGCTTCGTGGAGCGGGGCGATGCCTTCATCCGATCCTCGCTCAGCACCATTTACCATGAGCGAAACAGCACCTTACATGTATAA